The nucleotide window GGGCCAGGGATCTGGTTCCGGTGCTGTCTTATATTTTTCAAAAAGGGAAATGCCGCCGGTGCAAGGCTGGCATTTCTCCTGTTTATCCGCTGTTTGAGCTGTTGACGGGGGGCTTGTTTGCCTTCGCATACATACAGTTGGGGCCTGGTGCCCGAGCTCCTTGTTGCATTGCTGTTGATTTCTTTGTTTGTGATCATTACGGTGTCTGATTTGAACTATATGATCATCCCTGACAAGGTGCTGATTGTGTTCTCCGTGATTTTTATCGCTGTCCGCTTAATCATTCCTATAGACCCGTGGTGGGTCTCGCTGGTTGGCGGAGCGGTAGGCTTTGCACTCTTGCTTCTGATTGCCGTCATCAGCCGTGGCGGGATGGGGGGAGGAGACATCAAGCTTT belongs to Mesobacillus subterraneus and includes:
- a CDS encoding prepilin peptidase, which gives rise to MLINIFCIFLYGLILGSFYNVVGLRVPEGKSIVSPRSSCPKCGYQLGARDLVPVLSYIFQKGKCRRCKAGISPVYPLFELLTGGLFAFAYIQLGPGARAPCCIAVDFFVCDHYGV
- a CDS encoding prepilin peptidase, which encodes MPSHTYSWGLVPELLVALLLISLFVIITVSDLNYMIIPDKVLIVFSVIFIAVRLIIPIDPWWVSLVGGAVGFALLLLIAVISRGGMGGGDIKLFALIGFVLGLKGLLLSFFLSTLFGALFGGLGLVLGLLKRKQAIPFGPFIAIGTLTTYFYGETIVQIYLSFLQSGF